The Dethiosulfovibrio peptidovorans DSM 11002 genome has a window encoding:
- a CDS encoding EutN/CcmL family microcompartment protein encodes MKLGRVVGNVVATRKDDRLIGHKLLIVRLLSPKGDGDLGPSVKGENFIIAVDMVGAGIGEDVIVCSGSSAAKSSGVPDAPIDGAIVGIVDSADVDPREVG; translated from the coding sequence ATGAAATTGGGCAGGGTCGTAGGCAACGTGGTAGCTACCAGAAAAGACGATCGACTTATCGGACATAAACTTCTGATAGTTCGTCTCCTCTCCCCCAAGGGGGACGGCGATCTAGGCCCTTCTGTCAAGGGAGAAAACTTTATTATAGCGGTCGATATGGTTGGTGCCGGCATAGGAGAGGACGTAATAGTCTGTTCCGGTAGCTCTGCTGCTAAATCCTCCGGTGTTCCGGATGCTCCTATCGACGGCGCTATAGTCGGTATCGTCGATTCTGCCGACGTGGACCCAAGAGAGGTCGGTTAG